One Mustelus asterias chromosome 12, sMusAst1.hap1.1, whole genome shotgun sequence genomic region harbors:
- the LOC144501496 gene encoding HUWE1-associated protein modifying stress responses 1-like, with the protein MAPAHSEQAAAPGAGSGCGACVVPESKQRMKQGARDGKQRLRNEPAAGRRWGRAASRRRSGAPAAGLRLCRAAGGGAAFPGPRMEEAKAPSDSVMAGHGPENWLSGWERQCLEEDERQGAGPGAAAESGAGGTEAEAQRQRLWLCFQNSATAIAQLYKDRVYEQQLGIQSLWKPFQTAATSVTCLYKDGLEAYRASLDLGVQAGYQRRNKEMLAWVKKRRHIIHREDLLSFLCRKSPPSRNSRLAPRLNIPSSVLAQEDSNRTPEGDLQAFTDAIAVHGLSGAMANVSVRSATPGSPTHAGSNSASVRRRGSLQDVDLNSFIAEEMARHLDSSRKRAPAQCSDVITESPSHKRSRML; encoded by the exons ATGGCGCCTGCGCATTCGGAGCAAGCCGCAGCTCCCGGGGCGGGGAGTGGGTGCGGCGCATGCGTAGTGCCAGAGAGTAAGCAAAGGATGAAGCAGGGCGCCCGGGATGGCAAACAGCGCCTGCGCAATGAGCCGGCCGCCGGCAGGAGGTGGGGCCGAGCGGCTTCGCGCAGACGCAGCGGGGCGCCGGCGGCTGGATTGCGGCTGTGCCGGGCGGCCGGCGGTGGGGCGGCTTTTCCCGGGCCGCGGATGGAGGAGGCCAAGGCGCCCAGCGATTCCGTGATGGCAGGGCATGGCCCTGAAAACTGGCTGTCCGGCTGGGAGCGCCAGTGTCTGGAAGAGGACGAGCGGCAGGGAGCTGGGCCCGGGGCGGCGGCGGAGAGCGGGGCCGGCGGCACCGAGGCCGAGGCCCAGAGACAGCGGCTGTGGCTCTGCTTCCAGAACTCAGCCACCGCCATTGCCCAGCTCTACAAAG ATCGTGTTTATGAGCAGCAGCTGGGTATTCAGAGTCTGTGGAAGCCATTCCAGACAGCAGCCACTTCTGTTACTTGCCTGTATAAAG ATGGGCTAGAGGCGTACAGAGCCAGCTTGGATTTGGGTGTGCAGGCAGGCTATCAGAGGAGGAACAAGGAAATGCTGGCCTGGGTGAAGAAGAGGAGACACATCATCCACCGAGAGGACTTGCTCAGCTTCCTGTGTAGGAAGTCGCCACCCTCGAGGAACAGCAGACTGGCACCTCGACTAAACATACCCTCTTCAGTGTTGGCACAGGAAGATTCAAACAGGACTCCTGAGGGTGACCTGCAGGCATTTACTGATGCCATTGCTGTGCATG GCCTCAGTGGCGCCATGGCGAATGTTAGCGTGCGTTCAGCAACACCTGGGTCCCCGACACATGCAGGCAGCAACTCTGCCTCGGTGCGCAGGCGTGGCAGCCTGCAGGACGTGGACTTAAATAGCTTTATAGCCGAGGAGATGGCCCGCCACCTGGACAGCTCGAGGAAGAGGGCGCCAGCCCAATGCAGCGACGTCATCACTGAATCACCCAGTCACAAGAGAAGCCGGATGCTATGA